The following are from one region of the Epinephelus fuscoguttatus linkage group LG11, E.fuscoguttatus.final_Chr_v1 genome:
- the enpp5 gene encoding ectonucleotide pyrophosphatase/phosphodiesterase family member 5: MLGCLLRGGRSPLVCLWALLLLPLVSLHRLNQHGRRSHSVRERPKLLLVSFDGFRWDYIHRVPMPNFRSLIDDGVLVERVENAYITKTFPNHYSLVTGLYAETHGIVANEMYDPTLNRSFSMETDSIYDSQWWEEAVPLWVSIQKAGGRSGAAMWPGSDVKIHGMFPNQYLQYNSSVSFESRVERIIEWFSAPKEEAVDFGVLYWEEPDESGHALGPLSTLMDKVIAGIDENLGFLINELKKAGLYEKVNLIVTSDHGMAQLSPNKIIELDEYVSRDLYTWVDKSPVVGILPKEGKLEEVYSKLVDANPNMMVYKKEDVPEHFHYQHNVRIMPILIESKEGWTIMQNRSGHYMLGNHGYNNSLPSMQPVFVARGPAFRQNYVKDFMRSVDLYPLMCHILSIHPLPNNGSLLNVQDLLSVEPTPSPPPTLAPRVNGYSYAPVVGSFLGVVMVLGFLVVYIRQVTLKQLPSLKHRSREMSQPLLQKDLHL; this comes from the exons ATGCTGGGCTGCTTGCTGCGAGGAGGCCGCAGTCCTCTGGTCTGCCTGTgggccctgctgctgctgccgctggtCTCTCTCCATCGCTTGAACCAACATGGCCGCAGGAGCCACAGCGTGAGGGAGCGGCCCAAGCTGCTGCTCGTGTCCTTCGACGGCTTCCGCTGGGATTACATCCACCGGGTCCCGATGCCTAACTTTCGCAGCCTGATAGATGACGGAGTGTTGGTGGAGCGGGTGGAGAACGCCTATATCACCAAAACCTTCCCCAACCACTACAGCTTGGTGACGGGGCTGTATGCTGAGACGCATGGCATCGTGGCCAATGAGATGTACGACCCCACTCTGAACCGCTCCTTCTCCATGGAGACGGACAGTATTTATGACTCACAGTGGTGGGAGGAGGCGGTGCCTCTCTGGGTGAGCATTCAGAAAGCCGGAGGGCGGAGCGGGGCTGCGATGTGGCCGGGATCTGATGTGAAGATCCACGGCATGTTCCCTAACCAGTACCTCCAGTACAACTCCTCCGTCTCCTTTGAAAGCAGGGTGGAGCGGATTATTGAGTGGTTCTCTGCACCCAAAGAAGAAGCAGTGGATTTTGGAGTTCTGTACTGGGAGGAGCCGGATGAGAGCGGGCACGCCCTGGGACCCCTCAGTACCCTCATGGACAAAGTCATCGCCGGGATCGACGAGAATCTCGGCTTCCTCATAAACGAGCTGAAGAAGGCAGGGCTGTATGAGAAGGTGAACCTGATCGTGACCAGTGACCACGGGATGGCGCAGCTCTCCCCCAATAAAATCATAGAGCTGGACGAGTACGTGAGCAGAGACCTGTACACCTGGGTGGACAAGAGTCCGGTGGTGGGGATACTGCCCAAAGAAG GGAAGCTGGAGGAGGTGTACAGTAAGCTGGTGGACGCAAACCCGAACATGATGGTGTACAAGAAGGAAGACGTTCCCGAGCACTTCCATTATCAGCACAACGTCAGGATCATGCCCATCCTCATCGAGTCCAAGGAGGGCTGGACCATCATGCAGAACAGGAGCGGGCACTACATGC TTGGGAACCACGGCTATAACAACTCCCTACCCAGCATGCAGCCTGTGTTCGTGGCCCGTGGGCCGGCCTTTCGGCAGAATTACGTCAAGGACTTCATGCGCTCTGTGGACCTCTACCCTCTCATGTGCCACATCCTGTCCATCCACCCTCTACCAAACAACGGCTCCCTCTTAAACGTTCAGGACCTGCTGTCTGTGGAGCCTACTCCATCCCCGCCCCCCACCCTCGCTCCCAGAGTCAACGGATACTCCTACGCCCCCGTCGTGGGTTCTTTCCTCGGCGTGGTGATGGTGCTGGGCTTTCTGGTGGTCTACATCAGACAAGTGACGCTCAAACAGCTGCCCTCACTAAAACACAGAAGCAGGGAGATGTCACAGCCCTTACTGCAAAAGGACTTGCACCTGTAG